Below is a window of Ignavibacteriales bacterium DNA.
TGCAACAATATCCAAAGCAGAACCTCTTTATTTAATAAAAAAAATCTTTGAATTTAATTTCGATTAGACGCTGCCAAACTTATAAATGTTGCATTTTTCATGCAAGAATTTTTAGATGGATTAAAACAAAAAGGACGGCTATCACACCGTCCTTTTAATTAAATGATTAACAAGTTTAAGTTACTTCAAAAGAATCATTTTTCTTGTTTGAACTAAATTATTCGACTGAAGTTTATATAAATAAACACCTGAAGAAAGGCTGGAAGCATCAAACTGAATTTCATAACGACCTGCAGGTTTTTCTTCATAAAGTAATGATGCGACTTCATTTCCAAGTATATCATAAATCTTTAATGTAGTAAAAGATTTTTCTGAAATAGAAAAACTGATTTTTGTTGTTGGATTAAATGGGTTAGGATAATTCTGATCCAAAACAAATTGTGTTGGTTGATTGGTTTCCTCATCAACACCAACAACAACATTTTCCGACAACCATCGAAGACTGCGAACAGCGATAGTATCACGAATTGCCAGCTCTGTGATTTGTTCTAGCCCGGTAGACATATATACAACGCGATAACCATCAGCTTTTGCTCTAACACCAGCCATATCGGGACCATTAAAATATGTTAAGAATCCGACTGCACTTGTATCTCTTGCAGAAATCTTATCTAGCGATCTTGGGTAAATATCGTTTGCAATAAATTGTAATCCATTGGAAATAATATCATTCGTTATCCCCTTTATCAAAAATAAAGTTGATGCATTAGCTACATAATTTGCGTGGAAATAGTTATGGTAAAAATCCTGAGCAAATTGGCTTTGACCGGATGTTTCGAAAATATCACTTCCAATATTCTGTCCGGTAATAAAAAGATTTCCACCACCATCTAAATAGTTTTGGAGTTTATTAACTTCTTCTTGATAAAATGCTAGACTGGAGTTACTTCCCTGCCAGACAACTATCTCAAAATTAGATAAGCTAACACTTGCTGGTTCCAATGCCGATCTTGAGACTGCGCCGTAGGTTCCCGTATAAATATTATCCAAAGAATTTGTAACATAAGATTCATATTGTCTATCGCCAGCATTTATTACAAGAATATTATTACCACTCGAAGTAACGCTATTCATTATAACTGTACCGGATAAACCAGGATTATTTTGAGAAGCAAACTCAACCAAAGTTTTACCAAATCCATCAACGCCTTGTGGATTTACTGTAACCTGAATTACAGCGGAATCACCTGGGGCGACCTCAACTGAGTCAGAAGTTCCAAAAGTTGATGTTCCATTAGTTGTTGTATATTCACCCGTCCAGCTTGCTGGTGCATCAAGTGAACAATTGATTGTGTATTTATCAGTCATAACTCCAATGTTTCTAATTACCGCATCAAAAACCGCTGGCGTAGAATTATCTGCAATTACATCTGGACTAAAAGAGTTAATCTGTGCAACAAAGTTTGGAATCAATTCAAACATTTCAGATTGATAAACTGCTTTTGTTGTTTCATTTTGGATAAAAGCCACAACACGTAAGCTATCCATATTAACTGATGCTAAAAATGCAGAGGTTGGAATGTATTGTAGAATTATTTCAACAGAATCACCAGGGGCCGGAACTACTAAAGTTGTTCCATTAGCGTCAGGCATCATTTTTCTTGATACACTTGAAAAGTGAGACTCACCATTTGTACCTGGAGGGGCAGGAAAAACAACAGTCTTTTCAGTTAATGCAACTCTAAGTTTTGTTGTACTAAAAGTAGTTACATCAGTTGGATCTCTTAAAATTTTAACTCCAATTTCAATTAGATTATCTGATAAAGCTCTTTGTGTCATAGTAATCTTAAATGGAGAAAACTGTGAGTTGCCTGTGTTAACATTATTTATAAAAGTTGTTTGAGAGGTCGCTGTGGTAACACCATTTACATCAATTGCGGGAACTGCATTAACACCATAATAATTTGTTCTTACTGTGTTATCAGGTTGATTTAAAATGTACATCGGATCTCCAGCACCAGGCCACCAAACATTATAAATTATCTGTGAAATAGTACCACTTTGCAACATTCCAGTAGTTGTTGCATTATACCATGCTGTGTTTAATGATGCACAGGGGGCACAAGAAGCATTTGTAAATCTTTCAACCAAAGATTTTTTATCATAACCGGAAAGATTTAAAGCAAATCCTAAAACCAGAATTAGTAGCAATGCTCTTTTCATAACTTATCTCCTTATAGTTTAAGGTTTAGATTTAATAAATATTTTTCTAATAGTTTAATTTTATTAAAGGATAGATCAAATTCCTCTCATCACATAAGAAAAATATGGATTCATCTTTAAATAAGAAAGGATTATTGATTATTTAATTATTGGAATCAACTTTATTGTTTATAAAACGATAGTTAGTATTGAATCATTTTTAACGAAATGGTAGGGATTGAATCATAAAAAAAAGGACGACAAACTTGCCGTCCTTTTAGTTTAGGAAAATATATTAATTGATTTTATTTAATTAAAATCATCTTTTTGGTTGCTGTAAAATTAGATGATGAAATTCTGTAAAAATAAACACCGCTGGATAATGCACTTGCATTAAAATCAACTTGATGATTACCTGCCGCAATTTCTCCATTTAATAATGTTGCAACTTCCTGCCCGATACTATTAAATATTTTTAGCGTAACATTAGCTTGTTCAGGAACGCTGAATCTAATAATTGTATTAGGATTGAATGGATTTGGAAAATTTTGAGCCAATTCGTATTTATCAACAGCTCCTGGTAAACTAGTTACATTTGTTACTAAATGTTCAGCATCAAAATAGATTCCTCTTGGACCATTTGCCCAGTAAGCAAAAGCAGTTTTAAGATTACCTCCATCTCTATATATAGTTGTAACAGCAGGATGAGTGCTTGTAATCCCTTCACTATTTTGTTTATATAGTGTAGTACCTAATCCAATTCCAGGGGCACCACGTCTTACGTTTATAGAGTCATTCGTAGTTCCATTTGTTCGTTCAGAGAACATTGCACAAAAATCCTCAGAACTTCCAGTAGAATCTGAAGTTACATACGTATAATTTGTATTCACACTTGGCGTAGCTCTATTATCTAATAATAAATCTGTACTCCAAGAATCGCCCGAATTTAATGAATAATGATATTTAGCCTCGCCATCTTTAGTACATGTAATCACCATTCTTTTATCAATACTTCTTGGGCTTTGTTTAATTGCTATCACAGGTTTTTTGTAATAGGTACCTGAAACATTTGTTAAAAAATTAGTTTTGAAAGTTGTACTTAAAGTCCATGGTGCAATTGTAATTCTTACTTGAGACTGGGTAGTAGAAGGGAATACTCTCTCTGACACAATATAAACAGAGTCTGAACCTGATGAGCTTGCTTTAAATTGTGCAACGGGATAATAATCGTTCCAAGTAGCAGCGTAAATATCAAGAGTAACACTTGAGTGAGTATCACCCCAATTTGTTGTCCTAAAGACTCTGTAAGAAATCGAAGTATCTGCATTATTACTATACTCACCAACAACACATCCAAAATAAGTAAGACTTCCATAATACTGACCGTCACTTACAGCTGATACATAATTAAATTCGCGTCCGGTTGTGGGAGTTTCAATTGATTTAAGTATATACTCTTGATTTGTCGCATTAGGTTTAAATTGAAAATATGCTAATGATGCTCCGTCATTGTTATCATTTGCGGCTAAAGTATAATAGATGATTACTCTAATAGAATCGTCTATTCCAGGACTTTTACCTTCTACAAGCATTGATAGAGTCTCAAAATGAGCACTTAGTGAAGGGTAATAAACCCCACCTTTGTTTGCCCAGGTAGCTCCGCCATTTGTAGATTTGTAAACGTTAATTCTTCTTTGTGTGGTTGTATTTATAATGGAAGCTAAATATAAATTACCATCATCACCCAACTTTACATCTAATGTTCTTGGGAATTGAAAACCTCCACCAGTATCAGAAGCTACCAAAACATCACCCGGTAACCAATCATATTCTGTTGGAAATAATTCTCCAATTATTGGTTCAGGCAAAGGAATTGAGTTTTGATTAGATTCAGAATTAATAATTTTCACTCCAGAACGATATTGAGAATTAATAATTTGATTAATTCTGTTTGCCTCATCAACATCGTTATTAAGACGAGCTTGTTCTAGTTGATTAAGAAGTTCCTGTGGAATTTCAATATCTGGTGTAACGGTTTTTGATGCTAGCCAGTTAGATTCCTCTTGTGTAATTCCGGAATTAGCAGTCACACCTGATTTGCTATCCTGACCGAAATCAGAATTTTGCGCAAACAAATTTATGTTGATTGTTGCAGAAAAAAGAAATAAGAAAAAAAACAGTGTGATTTTATTCATAATGCACCCTTAGGTTTGTGAAACAGATATTGTTATTTATTTTTGAGTATGCTTCTCAAAAAATCTTTGAGGCTTTTATTTTAAATCGAATAAGTTCTATCAAATAATAACTAAATTACACATGTAAACAAACAGTAATTGTCAATTATTAATGAATGTTAAAAATTTAAATAGTCTCTCTAAATTATATTTCGTTTTAATTTTTTATATACTCATTAGTGCAATATTTTTTCCAATATTATGCCAAAATAAAAATATTGCTATCGTTTCAAATCTTAACCTAAACGGAAAATTTAACCGAAATTTTTTAGATCAACTTACTTTAATGCAAAATAAAGAGGATGATATAAATGTCGCTTTAATTTTTGTTAATACCTCAGCAATAGGAACCGTTTATGAAAAGAGCCAAGTTGACTCAGTACTTGGAGGTTTAAAGATGCCTTATAAAATCATTACGAATGCTAACAATTTAAATAAGAGTGAAGATTTTATATTAAGTCAAGATAATAATCTTTTAATTGGAGTAAATTTATTTTCATCAAATAATTCAATCAGTCAAATTATTAAAATTGAATCACTAAATATGGTAGCTGAAGAACAAGATTTAATTAGTTCTGATAAAGTTTATCTTTTTACAAGTAATTCTTTGAGCAGCACTCAGAACAGTACTTATCTATTAAATCAATTTAAGAACAAATATGTTTTTTCATTTTATCCAACTGAAAATAAATTTTCTGCACAAACAAATCCACTAACGGAAGTAATTGAAATTGGGATTCCACCCTCAGTAACAAACGAAGAGATAAATTTCTATCTTATAAAAGAAGAAGCAGATACAATTACGATTTTTAAAAGAAGTGATAAAAGCGAATTATCAGAAAAATTATATTCTATTTTTTTACACGATTTAAAGAAATTAAATCTACTTATTGAAGAACAAACAATTAATTCCTCTCTCTCTAATACTTTTGAAATAGAATTTCAGTCATCAACAACTACACAAAATATAGTATCTGATAACAGAATTTATACAATACTTGATAATGGTTTGATCTATTTAAATGATTATAGAGGTAAAGAAAATTTTGTAACTGAAATTATTGGAAACATAAATTCTACACCTGCTCTTTATAAGGATTTAATTTTGGCGGCAACATTTGAAGGTGATCTTTATTCAATTAATTCAAACAACGGAGAGGTTTTACAGGTTGTTGGGATTGGAGAGAATATTACTTCTAATATTTCATTATCCGAACTTGAAATCCAAAACTCAAAAAAAATTGGTGGATTGCTGGGAACAATAGAAGGAAATATTTTTTGTTACGATGCTTTTACTTTTGAGCAACTTTGGAAAAACAACATTTCAAAATCACCAATTGTTTCTCAGCCGCTGGTGGTAAATGATAAGGTGATTTTTATAAATTCCAGTTCATCGCTCTATTGTGTTAACTTAAAATCGGGATCAATTAATTGGAAGTATGAATTTGCCGACAAACAAAATTTTCCGCAAAGTTGTTGGCCGCTAAGCGATGGAAAAAATGTTTTTGCTTTTACTCCGGATGGAAATCTTATGGCAATTGATTTGTTACTTGGCAAAAAAAACTGGTCGATTAATTTAAAAGGAAAGTTGAATCAATTTTATATCTCTTCTGATAAAGCAAAATTATTTTTGATAGATAATAAAGGGTTGCTGACAATCTTTTCTGCAAAGGATGGTAAAGAAATCGGAAAAATAGATTTTAAGAAATCTAATTTATTTTCATTTATCATTACTGAAATGCAGGATAGAACTCTTGTCGGATTCTCGGATGGCTCTTTATACTCTTTAAATTCAAAACTAACTGAGCAACAACTTATTTCATCAGATCAAATCCCAATAACCTCAATCAATGCAATCAATAATGATGAGTTTACGATAAAAAATATTTTCGGAAAGATTGCATTTTATAAAATCAAATAAGGAAAAATGAAATCAAGATTTAAAGGGATCATTTTTGATGTTGATGGAACATTAACATATACCAATCAACTTATTTTTAGTTCGTTCAATCACATCACAAAAAAATATCTTGGCAAAGCATATTCTGATGATGAGATAGTAGCATTATTCGGTCCAACTGAAGACGTGATACTTAAAGATATTTGTAAAGATGAATATGAAAACGCCCGTATAGATTATTATACTTACTACAAGGAAAATCATGATATAGCTCGATTGTATGATGGAATAAAAGAACTTTTGATAGATGTCCACAAATCAGACATTTTACTTTCTATCTTTACAGGAAAAGGAAGAACATCTGCATTAATAACTTTGGATGAGCTTGGGTTAACTGATTACTTTGATATGATTGTAAGCGGTGATGATGTAGAAAATCATAAACCTTCACCAGAAGGAATAATAATGTTTTTAAACAAACATAATTTTAATCCATTAGAAGTTTTAATGATTGGTGATGCTCCTTCAGATATAATTGCCGCTAAAGAATGTGGAGTTGAAATAGCATCTGTTGTTTGGGATAGTTATGCTGAAGATGAAGTGAGAAAATTAAACAGCCAAAATATTTTTCGCACAGTTGAAGAATTAAGAGATTATATTTTCAAAACGTAAAGAACGGTCTCCCAACCGTTCCTTAATTATTAGTCTAAAATATCCTTAAAATTTAAACGGATAAATAAACGAAACTCGTGGTTCAATTCTTTTCTGTGGTTCAAAAGAAATTATTTTATCATCGTTACCGCGTATTGGTGTATAAGTCCAGCTATAAAGAATTGAAACAAGTATGTATTCAACTGGTTTGTATCCTGCCTCAGTATACAGGTAAGATCTGTCATCAAGAGTAAAAATATCCTTTTCACTTTTAATATTTATTTTATCATATCCAGCACGAATTACAAATGGGGCACCTTCTGGTTCGATAGCTGCCCTTAAATTCAGTTCCCCGCTTTCAGATTCTTTATCAAGTCTTTGATAGCTTCCGTAAACATCAAACAAGTTTAAAACGCGAACTAATAGATCACCATAGAATCCATTTCTGTTTTCAGAAATACTATTAAGTAATTGTGCTTTGCTCGTAAAAGTTGCAGTTGCTGAATCGACTTTAAATCTTTCAACTTCATAAAAAGAATTAAAGTACGCTGGAATATATTTCCCATTGTTAAAACGTCTTTCCAGTTTAGCATTAATCGATAGTATGGAACTTAAATTAAAATCGAACATAACCCCGGTAGCGATTCCACTGCCAAAATCTACGATCTTAGAATAATCTGCATATAGAGTAATATCTGCAAAGCTGGAGTTAAGCAATGGCAATCCTAAATCAAATCCTAAAATGCTAATAGCTCCTTTATCTTTGGATGCATTAAACTCTTTAAGGTTTTTATTATAGGTACCTTCCAAGATACCTGCATCAGAATTAAAATCTGAAACATAAGAAACACCAACTTCAAGATTACCAATGATTGGAATATCGCCGGCTGGTGTAAATTGTAATGGACGAACATATCCTCTTAAACCAAATACTCCTGCTGGTGAAAAAGATCCCATTATTGACTCGACACCAAATTTTCCAAAATCTATATCAGCAACTAAACCAATCCTTCTGTTATCATAGGTTGGACTGTTATTATAATGCTGCATTATACTACCATGTCCAAGAGTGTAATAATCCAAAGCACCAACCTTTATAAATACAGGATCGTTCTTTAACCCATATCTTATATAACGAATAATACTTAGATAATCGGAAGTTTCATTAAAATTTTCTGTTCTCAACTTTCCCTCGGAATCAAAATCAAGATTCAAATCTAACCCCACTCCAATATCCGAAAAAGAAATTTCGGGTCTAAAACTTACACGATAATAAGGTTTACCATCAATCCAATTTAGTCCAAGCCCGCCATTAATAACACCCTCATCAGGTCGTGGATATTTATCCCATTGCGCAAATGATTGGGAAGATATAAATGTAAGAAAGATTAATAAATAAATCGATTTCATATTCTTCTCTATTATTTTGATTGGTAAAATTTTACTTTACTATCACGAGTTTTTGTGTAATAATATTATTTTAAAAGTAATATTTTTTTTATGAACGAATAGTTTTTAGAGTTGAATTTAACAAGATATGTTCCAGAAGAAAAATCATCCATTTGTAGTTTATATGAATATGTTCCTGGATAAAGTTCACCACTAAAAAGCAATTTAATTTTTTGACCATTAACATTATACAATTCTAACATAATGTAGGAAATTTGAGAAATATTAAATTGAAAGTTAGTTATAGAGTTAAAGGGATTTGGATAGTTTTGAGATAATTCAAAATCGGCTGGAATCGAAGAATTTTCGAGTTTAACACTTG
It encodes the following:
- a CDS encoding T9SS type A sorting domain-containing protein, yielding MAGVRAKADGYRVVYMSTGLEQITELAIRDTIAVRSLRWLSENVVVGVDEETNQPTQFVLDQNYPNPFNPTTKISFSISEKSFTTLKIYDILGNEVASLLYEEKPAGRYEIQFDASSLSSGVYLYKLQSNNLVQTRKMILLK
- a CDS encoding T9SS type A sorting domain-containing protein, with protein sequence MNKITLFFFLFLFSATININLFAQNSDFGQDSKSGVTANSGITQEESNWLASKTVTPDIEIPQELLNQLEQARLNNDVDEANRINQIINSQYRSGVKIINSESNQNSIPLPEPIIGELFPTEYDWLPGDVLVASDTGGGFQFPRTLDVKLGDDGNLYLASIINTTTQRRINVYKSTNGGATWANKGGVYYPSLSAHFETLSMLVEGKSPGIDDSIRVIIYYTLAANDNNDGASLAYFQFKPNATNQEYILKSIETPTTGREFNYVSAVSDGQYYGSLTYFGCVVGEYSNNADTSISYRVFRTTNWGDTHSSVTLDIYAATWNDYYPVAQFKASSSGSDSVYIVSERVFPSTTQSQVRITIAPWTLSTTFKTNFLTNVSGTYYKKPVIAIKQSPRSIDKRMVITCTKDGEAKYHYSLNSGDSWSTDLLLDNRATPSVNTNYTYVTSDSTGSSEDFCAMFSERTNGTTNDSINVRRGAPGIGLGTTLYKQNSEGITSTHPAVTTIYRDGGNLKTAFAYWANGPRGIYFDAEHLVTNVTSLPGAVDKYELAQNFPNPFNPNTIIRFSVPEQANVTLKIFNSIGQEVATLLNGEIAAGNHQVDFNASALSSGVYFYRISSSNFTATKKMILIK
- a CDS encoding PQQ-binding-like beta-propeller repeat protein, which gives rise to MQNKEDDINVALIFVNTSAIGTVYEKSQVDSVLGGLKMPYKIITNANNLNKSEDFILSQDNNLLIGVNLFSSNNSISQIIKIESLNMVAEEQDLISSDKVYLFTSNSLSSTQNSTYLLNQFKNKYVFSFYPTENKFSAQTNPLTEVIEIGIPPSVTNEEINFYLIKEEADTITIFKRSDKSELSEKLYSIFLHDLKKLNLLIEEQTINSSLSNTFEIEFQSSTTTQNIVSDNRIYTILDNGLIYLNDYRGKENFVTEIIGNINSTPALYKDLILAATFEGDLYSINSNNGEVLQVVGIGENITSNISLSELEIQNSKKIGGLLGTIEGNIFCYDAFTFEQLWKNNISKSPIVSQPLVVNDKVIFINSSSSLYCVNLKSGSINWKYEFADKQNFPQSCWPLSDGKNVFAFTPDGNLMAIDLLLGKKNWSINLKGKLNQFYISSDKAKLFLIDNKGLLTIFSAKDGKEIGKIDFKKSNLFSFIITEMQDRTLVGFSDGSLYSLNSKLTEQQLISSDQIPITSINAINNDEFTIKNIFGKIAFYKIK
- a CDS encoding HAD-IA family hydrolase — protein: MKSRFKGIIFDVDGTLTYTNQLIFSSFNHITKKYLGKAYSDDEIVALFGPTEDVILKDICKDEYENARIDYYTYYKENHDIARLYDGIKELLIDVHKSDILLSIFTGKGRTSALITLDELGLTDYFDMIVSGDDVENHKPSPEGIIMFLNKHNFNPLEVLMIGDAPSDIIAAKECGVEIASVVWDSYAEDEVRKLNSQNIFRTVEELRDYIFKT